taaattatattttaaaataatagtctatatatgaataaattatacatgaatacatatatatatctataaattataaatagtctggtctgaattgagggtcaaaaaatgagattacagtttgaaaaaaaaaaaaaaaaggtaaaggcCAAAATACAGGACGGTACAGGCTGAAATACAGGTCGATATAGTATTTCAGCCGGTACGTAACAGATACAATACCTATATCAGACCAGTGGCCAATACGGAATGTACCGACCGTACCAGTCGGTACAGTACGGTATTAAAAACAGTGATTCTTCGCATTTAGATTTGTCACTGGTTAGAGTTGTTAATCAGCAGTAATGAGTGTGGTATGATTAATGATTTAGATGGCTAACATTATTAGTGCGATGGTCGATGGAAATCAGACTAGAATCAAGTGCAATGTGGTCCATAATCACTCTTATTTGCAATCTTCTTGATATATAATCATGTGTTATGCTACTAAtaaaactatatagttagagCTGAGTAGAAATCcaaaaatccgactccgactctgactccgctccggctctgctccgactccgacgaatcggagtcggagtttttttttcccctggaagtcggagtcggaggtggagGTGTCCCGACTCCGATTCCGCTCCGATCCGACTTCGACACACCGAATCCGACTTcccatccgactccgacttccactCCAACTCCTGCTCCGACCtccactccgactccgactccgatattgtgcatattttataaaaatatgttttatcatttatcaatatattaacatctaataaataataatgtataaatattataatgaataatataagttaatatagttaatataagttaatttacattactaatttactataagttattataagttaatatagttattagttacactataagttactaattactataccttatatagttaatttacattactaatttactataagttattataagttaatatagttactatataagttattatagcttattttatattttacattactagtttactataagtcaatatataatatacagttatattatatataattatagattatatatactatatatattaagggcttatataatatatagtatatatagtaacttatatagtatatataatatatatagttatatattaacttactaattaactatacttatataatatatatatatatatgtagttatacttatataatatatagttatattatatataatagtataattaatatatatagtattaaaacaaaattaatatttgatttagggtttaaaaaaaaaaaggctgaaaATACCAAAACAGAGCCCAAATGGCGTCGTTGGACTCTGTTTTGGGCACAAAAACaaagttaataattaattgtggtaaaacggcgccattttggaggtaaacggcgccgtttacttCAGTCAAGAGTCAAGACTCGATATTCCCCCCCGGGACCCCCCCTCCCCCACGACAATGATTAGGGTTTACTTCGTTTCAAACTGAGTCACTCTCTCTCTAGTCTCTGGCCATTCAGCAGACTACAGTGCGGAACTCAGCCCCCACGAAATGGCGTAGCCCCATCCTCCGACGACTTCTCTAGTAtctcctatctctctctctctctctctctctctctctctctctctctctctctctctctctctctctctcacggaaATCAATATGGGTTTGAAATCGTAGTCGGTGTCCCACTTATTCTCTTCGTTCGAATCGTTCTCCGGCGCCACgatattgatttgattttacTTTTATCTGTTATGGGTTTGGACCATttggttgttgatttgttttttggtttttttaagcTCTGTTTTAACTTTTCACGTGTCGGCACTCGGCAGTCCCCGTCGGCCGTCGCCCCGAGTCCCCACGCCGTCGCAGATCTGGGTCATCGCATGGTGCCCACTGCCCTCCCACGGTCTTACCAACTCCATCCTGACTCCGCTCTGACAAGTCGGAGCCGGAGCTGGAGCGGAGCATATAGCCTTCGGAGCCGAAGTCGGAGGTCGGGctcggcctccgacaaagtcggagtcggagttggaggaCCCAGATATTGACTCCGAGGctgtcggtgctcagccctataTATAGTTCTTCCCTTCTAATAAAACTTGGTTTTGAAATAATAGGAAATAAGAtgaatgctactcatcatcccttTTTGAGATTTTGGTGTGTTATATACGAACTAACGTTTTATTTGATAGTTTGAAGGGATCGATGCATTTGTCCAATTGATATGTCTGAAGGAATCGACAATTCATGCAGGAAGTGGTCATTGGGAGTAGCTAGAAggtttaataattaaatgaaatgaattcTACAAGACATCAAAAAAGAATGGAGAATGCTTTAACGTGTAATACATAGAAAATAATTGTTTACATtataaaatggttttttttaatctttgacTAACATCTTTCGAATTTTCAATGAAGACTCATTAAGTGCGTACGTACCACAAGGAAACTTTAGAAAGACAATTGAATTATAATCTCTCTTCTTACAAACAAAATAGTACAAGTTTCTAGGCAGGGGATGTGAATAGGGATGTACGCCGACCCGATCCAATCCGAAAATTCAAATTCCAACCCGAACCGAAAAAGATTCATACCGATTACCCGTTAACTGATTACCCGATTCCAAATCACAATCACCAATTCGGGCTTTTTGTTCAGCCATTGATGCCGTCCTCCTTCCTCTTGCGTTGTTCTTCTCCTTGTACGCCATTAACTTCCTCGTGCCCCTCCCCTTCGAGATTAATTGGCATTAGATTAGGGAGAAGGTCTTGCAAGATTTAAGGACAACAATGGCACCGGAGAGGCTGGACAGGGCGACCTGTGTGAGGAAATCTTCAGTGCGGCCAGTGAGGTTGCCGTCGGAGTATTTATCAGTCATTTGGAGGTACTCAGCCACGCAACGAAGAGCTGCCACATTCTGGACTGTGATCTCGAAGTTGACACCGTAACAAAACTTGGCTGCTTTCAGACCTTATGCAAAGAGAAATTTGCATCACCGACCACAACTACGACATTAGTTGGAATTTCTTGGGAACAAACCCTGCAACAGAGTagcaaatcatattaatttcttttcagtaCAAAGAAAACCTAACCGCCATGTGTATTCGCCTCAAGATCGCGAAGAActcctccacctcctcctccGTCACGGCATCTTCTCCAGCCTGCTTCTGCCTCCTGGAATCGATGTCGTACCCCGTCGAGGAATCTTCTTGGGCCCTCTTCCGCGGCTTCGCCTCCAGGACACGTCCCCGTCAAGGAAGAGAATCGCCTCTCTCTAGGGAACCACACGGGGCTGAAAGCCTAAGAATCGTAATGGGTTAAAATCGGGTAATGGGTAATACCCGTTTCCGATTTTAACGTAAACGGGTCAATTTTCCAAATCGGGTaaaagtggattttcgggtcgGATCGGTATTTCGAACTTTTTGTTCAGCCCTAGATGtgaacaacatatatatatatatttatatatgtatatattattgtgAGTCTTGACAACATATATATTGTAATGTGAGATCAAAGCCATATCATGTATATCAAaggcagatttttttttttctaatcaaacatattatagatatataaaacagTAATAAAATACAAGAGGTAAGAGTGGGAGACACAACATCCGTCCCAAACCAGCTAATATaataccaaaaaaagaaaaaaggggcgAAGGAAGAGATTTGGCGCCAAATAGTTGACCCCACCCATTTCCCAGAAGAGAATTCGTCTGAAGCGGGTTAGAATCGCAGGCAGATTCTAAATTGCCGGACACGCGAATTGGGGTCCCTTGAACTAGCATTTCGTACCAATTCCactttttttgtaatattttattttgctgTCTCTGTTGAATAGCAAACGCTCACTGGTCTTAGCATGTTCATGGCTGACATCAGCTTTCAGCTCATAATCTTGAGATAAAAGATCATCAATGACGTATTTTGATCATATGAGTCCATCGTCCCACCTATATCCAACTATTTAGTATGTATGGGAATTGGGATTCCCGACTATTTCGAATCTAGAGTTCCAATAATTCAACGGGTAAAGCAGCCATTGGCagcttcttttcttccccggtCAATCATCGGAAAGTCTCCAAGTACCAACTCCCAGCTTTTTCTTAccataatatttatacaatagAAATTCAATATCTTAATCACGATATCATGTACAGGccgtaattaattaattacagaATAACTTGTGGTGCAAAGGCATTCCCAGGTAACCTCGACATTGGatcgtgcatatatatatgggcTATATAAAGGGATCCAACCCCCAAACTTTAGAGCCACAAGCATTTGAATAACATCATAAAATCGTTAAAAAGTCCGAGAAGTTGAGAGAACACGAATTACTGTTGTCGAAAATGGCAGAAGAATTATCTTTGCTTGGTATGTGGGCAAGTCCTTTTAGTTGCAGGGTAAAGATTGCGCTGAAACTGAAAGTAGTCCAGTACAAATACGTTGAAGAAGATTTATTTAACAAGAGTCCTTTGCTTCTCAAATACAACCCCATCGATAAGAAAGTTCCCGTGCTTGTACACAACGGAAACCCTCTCTTGGAATCCCTTGTCATTCTTGAATACATCGATGAGACCTGGCAAGGCTATCCCATATTTCCCAAAGACCCCTACGAGAGAGCCGTTGCACGTTTCTGGGCCAAGTTCATTGATGACAAGGTATACCTATTGTCTCTAATTAGCTTGCTTGTAatgttaatttgtaatattggaAAGTCGTACACCTAAATGTCTTGGCAtgcatacaatattcatgtcTTACTTTTTCTCTTAATATTCTCCCCCAACAACTTGAGTACTATTTGTCTTTAATTGTTTTGATTTTGCAGTTGCTGCCTGCAATACGGAGGGCATGCTGGGGGGAAGAGAAAGGGCGTGAGAAGGCAGTGGAAGAAGCAACTGAACTTCTCCAGTTATTAGAGATGGAGCTAAAGGAAAAGAGGTTCTTTGGAGGAGAGACAATTGGATTGGTAGACATTGTGGCAGACACACTAAGCCTTTGGCTTACAAGTTTTGAAGAAGGGTCGGGAGTGGAGTTAATGACAAGAGAGAAGTTTCCAAAACTCAGCAAATGGAGCCATGAGTTTGCAAGCACAAGTGCTGTCAAGGAAAACTTACCTCCCAAAGACGAACTTACTGTGTTTTTGAAAAGTCTCTTCGGGAAACCGGCCAAATAGATATTGATCCTGAATTTACAACAGCACATGAGTTCTACTCACAGTTGGTCGATCGTCAAAATCTAGTGAATAAAATCCACCACTGCTgtcattaataatttataatattagcCATTTCATTCGATTGTAATTTGTTTCTGTCATGGTTTCATGACTCTCTGtttcagttttcatttcatctccAAAGGCTTATAATAGATCTGTGGATGTTTTTCCACTTCAATTTTGACAATTTTAAGGCCCtaaatttcctatatatatatatatatatatatatatatattataaagatCAGAAACTCCATCATGGAACaaattcatcaaattataaatttataagagCATTGATGATCAATTTTATTTGCATAAACCTCGGAATCAACAAACAAGCGCAGGGaatgatgtatttatatatatactgcgtacatatcatatatatttacatttatataaaatgtttttactaatacatatgtatatattttcttatgtattattgttgaatccaaggttttaagtatcatatatattatatctacttgtaaattttgatgataacaaacgaGTTCAAACATAAAAGTCTAAAATGagctatttatagacatatgagatttcatttaaaaagattcaaatgtaaaaaatgagcattatttatttgttttcacaATTTCCAAACAAAAGCTTCTTCCTTTTGCAATTATTAAAGacaatatcaattattttttaaaattttcaaacaaaatattttactttttgaataTGTAAAAAgagcatcattcacttttcaaaatttttatgagcgtgacatgtttttgagatttgaaaagtgaataatgCTATTTTGATATACGGAGAAGTAAAATCTAAAAGTCATGTACAAAAATACTCATAGAACTTCATTTGTAAACTTGCTCATTTTCTTGATTATGTTTGATTTGTTAATGTCTTTGGTCTTTGAGATTTCACTTCAAAATTACACAACTATAAGttttacaacattcattcatcaAGAGCTCTCAATCTTTCTTTCCTAGCACTAAGTCTTAGCACgtgtttatttttagaaatatatagtttgcattgtattattttattttatttattgagaaGTGTAAACTGATAATCAACCCACTATCAGTTcttgtataaatattaaaataatatgtatAACTATTGTGAATATACTTAATGTTCTACACAGATAATAGCTGAATCACCACTCGTAATAAGGTGATTGTTAGTGTGGAACGTGTTATACACTAATCTTTTGAAGCATTTTTGCTCAAGTGTGTAATATATTTCTATCTCTAACAAAATAAGATTGAAtggtaaatttaaaaatactcaAGGGATACCTTGAAACAAGGATGTAGGTAATTGGGTTGATCCTCGTTAAAAACTAAGTTTGTGTCTCTCTTCTAtacattctttatatttattactatttagttatttatttatattttatattatgtatcataaatgttaattttttttaaaataaa
This sequence is a window from Carya illinoinensis cultivar Pawnee chromosome 9, C.illinoinensisPawnee_v1, whole genome shotgun sequence. Protein-coding genes within it:
- the LOC122276138 gene encoding glutathione S-transferase U8-like, with translation MAEELSLLGMWASPFSCRVKIALKLKVVQYKYVEEDLFNKSPLLLKYNPIDKKVPVLVHNGNPLLESLVILEYIDETWQGYPIFPKDPYERAVARFWAKFIDDKLLPAIRRACWGEEKGREKAVEEATELLQLLEMELKEKRFFGGETIGLVDIVADTLSLWLTSFEEGSGVELMTREKFPKLSKWSHEFASTSAVKENLPPKDELTVFLKSLFGKPAK